A single region of the Fusarium fujikuroi IMI 58289 draft genome, chromosome FFUJ_chr05 genome encodes:
- a CDS encoding related to ZZ type zinc finger domain protein encodes MTSTAHNAGLDHAITVKVMFEGITRRTKMPLRDMVPRTLESNIRTFLHIPGDAQVAFERYSDSAASYVLLEAENIPIYKQLYRAAKAKSKLKIRVTVKEQPKASVPKPVTVEDELETAAFGSSPMGMDEALKEAHETSEEPSPAPTPAAEAPVPTPASIITSPETTLPVRISPLSRTYNSALLSDAARLIGERRDARLDFESRLANLMERQSVSNQTPQSLPATKHQRAPFSLPKTEDPSLSKCPAMFTHAGPGFAVCCNSCENNIPDVHYHCSTCDDGDFDLCQSCVDQGITCHGRDHWLIKRSTVDGQLVQSTTETIAPKPKPKPKAEVKVETVIETKVESKIPPPAQTFQLSKPIFEPLAAPWASLGIMRTCNCCVQEHPEAEFLHCTVCEDFDLCQPCFAKDKHGHHPKHGFAPAVKGTKIPHHVAAKMSPGRNHMHHAICDGCDKYITGIRHKCLDCPDWDYCSTCIKSVKIIHPGHRFAPIYEPLTDVRARAPAAVHVGICCDGPLCSGSQAYPNYIRGTRYKCAICNDLDFCANCEASPINAHNKTHPLIQFKTPVRHISVTTTGENQDGQYMPEMGDHQSSSKSAETEPTVPSNSINPVRTIVDVKPTEPVPAKISVQTPEPEVKKEIKKESTTPKPIPTPKAEFKGVFVRETIPDGTILPPNHVFEQTWTLRNDGKENWPAGCSVRFVSGDYMGHVDSNHPAGISELVSASESTVCYAPLGPGQEFPFTVLLRTPARPGKVISYWRLTTPDGEKFGHRLWCDVNVRIVKEELKSEPEPEQEPAAVEEPKQENDSQASSQMIFPKLEKESPVASIHEAVEPVSVVEEPKESETIDDEWDYSEDGFMTDEEYDILDASDEEYLEEQKKKLATK; translated from the exons ATGACTTCCACCGCGCATAACGCTGGTCTGGACCATGCCATCACCGTCAAGGTGATGTTCGAGGGCATCACGCGTCGCACCAAGATGCCTCTTCGGGATATGGTCCCAAGAACTCTTGAATCTAAT ATCCGTACATTCTTGCACATCCCTGGAGATGCCCAGGTTGCATTTGAGCGATACTCCGATTCTGCTGCGTCTTATGTCCTTCTTGAGGCCGAAAACATCCCCATCTACAAGCAACTCTACCGCGCCGCCAAGGCAAAGTCAAAGCTTAAGATTCGTGTTACCGTCAAAGAACAGCCCAAGGCTTCAGTACCTAAGCCTGTCACCGTCGAAGATGAGCTTGAAACCGCCGCATTTGGTTCTTCTCCTATGGGCATGGATGAGGCTCTCAAAGAAGCTCACGAGACCTCCGAAGAGCCAAGCCCTGCACCCACTCCCGCAGCTGAGGCTCCTGTACCAACCCCAGCATCAATCATCACATCTCCCGAGACGACTCTTCCGGTCCGTATTAGCCCTCTATCGCGAACTTACAACTCTGCTCTCCTCAGTGATGCCGCGAGACTCATTGGAGAACGTCGGGATGCTCGTCTGGATTTTGAGAGCCGGCTTGCTAATCTTATGGAACGACAGTCGGTGTCAAACCAGACCCCCCAATCTCTCCCCGCAACCAAGCATCAACGAGCCCCATTTTCTCTGCCCAAGACTGAAGATCCATCACTGAGCAAATGCCCTGCCATGTTCACTCACGCTGGTCCTGGCTTCGCAGTCTGTTGCAACAGCTGCGAAAACAATATTCCTGATGTTCACTACCACTGTTCCACCTGTGACGACGGAGACTTTGATCTTTGCCAGTCATGTGTCGATCAAGGCATCACCTGCCATGGTCGAGATCACTGGTTGATTAAGCGCTCAACTGTTGATGGACAACTAGTCCAGAGCACCACCGAGACTATCGCCCctaagcccaagcccaagcccaaggcggAGGTTAAAGTTGAGACTGTCATTGAGACCAAGGTCGAGTCTAAGATTCCACCTCCCGCTCAGACATTTCAATTGTCCAAGCCAATTTTCGAGCCCCTCGCTGCTCCTTGGGCCTCCCTCGGCATCATGCGGACATGCAACTGCTGTGTGCAAGAACACCCTGAGGCCGAGTTTCTTCATTGCACCGTCTGTGAAGACTTCGATCTCTGTCAACCATGCTTCGCTAAGGACAAGCACGGCCATCACCCCAAGCACGGATTTGCCCCCGCTGTCAAGGGAACCAAAATACCCCATCATGTTGCAGCCAAGATGAGCCCAGGCCGTAACCATATGCACCACGCCATTTGCGATGGCTGCGACAAGTACATCACAGGAATTCGTCACAAGTGCCTCGACTGTCCTGACTGGGATTACTGCTCTACTTGCATCAAGTCTGTGAAGATCATCCACCCTGGCCACCGATTTGCGCCTATCTATGAGCCACTCACTGATGTCCGGGCTCGTGCACCAGCAGCCGTCCATGTGGGCATTTGCTGCGACGGACCTCTCTGCTCCGGAAGCCAGGCGTACCCCAATTACATCCGTGGCACCCGATACAAGTGTGCTATCTGCAATGATCTAGACTTCTGTGCCAACTGCGAGGCCAGTCCCATTAACGCTCACAACAAGACTCATCCCTTGATTCAGTTCAAGACTCCTGTTCGCCATATCAGTGTTACAACAACTGGCGAGAACCAGGATGGCCAGTATATGCCTGAAATGGGTGACCACCAGAGCTCGTCCAAGTCTGCTGAGACTGAACCCACGGTTCCCAGCAACTCCATCAACCCTGTCCGCACTATTGTTGATGTCAAGCCAACTGAACCTGTTCCAGCCAAGATCTCCGTCCAGACCCCCGAGCCTGAGGTAAAGAAGgaaattaaaaaggaatcTACTACTCCCAAGCCCATCCCTACCCCCAAGGCGGAATTCAAGGGTGTATTCGTTCGCGAGACCATCCCTGATGGTACTATCCTCCCCCCCAACCATGTCTTCGAACAAACATGGACCCTCCGCAACGATGGCAAGGAGAACTGGCCCGCTGGTTGCTCCGTCAGATTTGTGAGCGGCGATTACATGGGTCATGTTGACTCGAATCACCCGGCCGGCATCTCTGAGCTTGTGTCTGCCTCAGAGTCTACCGTGTGCTATGCTCCTCTTGGTCCCGGTCAGGAATTCCCCTTTACTGTCCTCCTCCGAACACCCGCTCGGCCTGGCAAGGTTATCTCTTACTGGCGTCTTACAACTCCAGACGGAGAGAAATTTGGTCACAGACTGTGGTGTGATGTCAACGTCCGAATTGTGAAGGAGGAGCTAAAGTCTGAGCCCGAGCCCGAGCAGGAGCCTGCAGCTGTTGAGGAGCCTAAGCAGGAGAATGATAGCCAAGCCTCGAGCCAGATGATTTTCCCCAAGCTTGAGAAAGAGTCACCTGTGGCTAGCATCCacgaggctgttgagcctGTCTCTGTCGTTGAGGAGCCCAAAGAGTCGGAAAcaattgatgatgaatgggACTATTCTGAAGATGGCTTTATGACAGATGAGGAGTACGACATCCTGGATGCTTCCGACGAGGAGTATctggaggagcagaagaagaaacttgCTACCAAGTAA
- a CDS encoding probable transketolase, producing MGYGEIDQKAINTIRVLAADATAHSNSGHPGAPMGMAPVAHVLFNKFLNFNPKNPDWLNRDRFVLSNGHGCMLQYALLHLFGYDLSIDDLKAFRSVDSRTPGHPEAHDTPGVEVTTGPLGQGISNAVGLAIAQAHTGAVFNKDGFPLVNNYTYTFLGDGCLMEGVSSEASSLAGHLQLGNLIAIWDDNKITIDGDTAVAFTEDVPKRYEAYGWHVVKVDDGDHDLAGIEAAIKEAQSVTDKPTLIQLRTTIGFGSKNQGTHGVHGSPLKADDIKQLKEKWGFNPDESFAVPQEVYDFYGKRSSEGAAREQEWNQLFAKYKEQYPKEHADLVRRMSGELPEGWEKSLPVYTPSDPAIASRKLSETVLSKVESVIPELFGGSADLTGSNLTRWKEAVDFQPKSTGLGDYSGRYVRYGVREHGMGAILNGLAAYGTILPYSGTFLNFVSYAAGSVRLSALSRVRTIWVATHDSIGLGEDGPTHQPIETLAHFRALPNCLVWRPADGNETSGAYYVCLTAKHSPSIIALSRQNLPQLEGSTIEKAAKGGYVLREVEGADITLVATGSEVSIAVDAAKYLQDNKGIKARIVSMPCFEAFDLQNKEYRLSVLPDGIPSLSIEVMSTMGWERYTHEQFGINRFGASGAYKDVYKKFEFTPEGIAKRAVATIDFWKDVPNIRSPINRAFQQII from the exons ATGGGTTACGGCGAGATTGATCAGAaggccatcaacaccatccgtGTCCTTGCG GCCGATGCGACCGCTCACAGCAACTCGGGACACCCTGGTGCTCCCAT GGGAATGGCCCCAGTTGCCCACGTCCTGTTCAACAagttcctcaacttcaaccccaAGAACCCCGACTGGTTGAACCGCGACCGCTTCGTCCTCTC CAACGGACACGGCTGCATGCTTCAGTATGCTCTTCTCCACCTTTTCGGCTACGATCTCAGCATCGATGACCTGAAGGCTTTCCGA TCTGTCGACAGCCGTACTCCGGGTCACCCCGAGGCTCACGACACTCCCGGTGTTGAGGTCACCACTGGCCCTCTCGGTCAGGGTATCTCCAACGCTGTTGGTCTGGCCATTGCCCAGGCTCATACCGGAGCTGTCTTCAACAAGGACGGTTTCCCTCTTGTCAACAACTACACTTACACTTTCCTCGGCGATGGCTGCTTGATGGAGGGTGTCTCCAGCGAGGCCTCCTCTCTGGCTGGTCACCTCCAGCTTGGCAACCTCATTGCCATCTGGGACGACAACAAGATCACCATTGACGGTGACACTGCTGTGGCCTTCACTGAGGATGTCCCTAAGCGATACGAGGCTTACGGCTGGCACGTCGTCAAGGTCGACGACGGTGACCACGATCTTGCCGGCATCGAGGCTGCCATCAAGGAGGCTCAATCTGTCACTGATAAGCCTACCCTCATTCAGCTCCGAACCACCATTGGTTTCGGTTCCAAGAACCAGGGCACCCATGGTGTCCATGGCTCTCCCCTCAAGGCCGACGAtatcaagcagctcaaggagaagtgGGGCTTCAACCCTGACGAGAGCTTCGCTGTTCCCCAGGAGGTCTATGACTTCTACGGCAAGCGATCTTCTGAAGGTGCCGCCCGTGAGCAGGAGTGGAACCAGCTGTTTGCCAAGTACAAGGAGCAGTACCCCAAGGAGCACGCCGACCTCGTCCGCCGCATGTCTGGCGAGCTTCCCGAGGGCTGGGAGAAGAGCCTCCCCGTCTATACCCCATCTGACCCCGCCATTGCCTCGCGAAAGCTCTCCGAGACCGTCCTCAGCAAGGTTGAGAGCGTCATTCCCGAGCTCTTCGGTGGTTCCGCCGATTTGACTGGCTCTAACCTTACCCGATGGAAGGAGGCTGTCGACTTCCAGCCCAAGTCCACTGGCCTCGGTGACTACTCTGGCCGATACGTCCGCTACGGTGTCCGTGAGCACGGCATGGGTGCCATTCTCAACGGTCTCGCTGCGTACGGCACTATCCTGCCCTACTCCGGTACCTTCTTGAACTTCGTCTCATACGCTGCCGGTTCCGTCCGTCTGTCCGCCCTCTCTCGGGTTCGCACCATCTGGGTTGCCACCCACGACTCTATTGGTCTTGGTGAGGATGGTCCTACTCACCAGCCTATTGAGACTCTTGCCCACTTCCGCGCTCTCCCCAACTGCCTCGTCTGGCGACCTGCCGACGGTAACGAGACCAGCGGTGCTTACTACGTCTGCTTGACCGCCAAGCACTCTCCTAGCATCATTGCTCTGTCTCGACAGAACCTTCCTCAACTCGAGGGTTCCACTATCGAGAAGGCCGCCAAGGGTGGTTATGTCCTGCGTGAAGTCGAGGGTGCCGACATCACTCTGGTTGCCACCGGTTCTGAGGTTTCCATTGCTGTAGATGCTGCCAAGTATCTCCAGGATAACAAGGGCATCAAGGCCCGTATCGTCTCCATGCCCTGCTTCGAGGCATTCGACCTCCAGAACAAGGAGTACCGTCTGTCTGTCCTTCCTGATGGCATTCCTTCTCTGTCTATTGAAGTCATGAGCACCATGGGTTGGGAGCGTTACACTCACGAGCAGTTCGGTATCAACCGATTCGGCGCTTCGGGTGCCTACAAGGATGTCTACAAG AAGTTCGAGTTCACTCCTGAGGGTATTGCCAAGCGCGCCGTCGCCACCATCGACTTCTGGAAGGACGTTCCCAACATCCGATCCCCCATCAACCGTGCTTTCCAGCAGATCATCTAG
- a CDS encoding related to SAC1-recessive suppressor of secretory defect, with amino-acid sequence MPAIARKLLICAAIDGLIIQPLSSKGQRPFQPVRLKYGDASISHVPREHVPDDSKPDSSFEAFGVIGIIAVSKLNYLVTITRRQQVAQICGHPIYVVTEVALTPCTSKAGAEESIRRTSGHLSRQAQDSGNESDSSDEDVELPSRTSDEVEDAVVEDKDARPGSARSRVAEDVIRRRGSYGRFAQRWFSRSGWTLDQKRNMGLSNSSSVPENNAPATESSSEDTQEGLDKVVPEEPELLPKLLRTAHVLFGSSRSFYFSYDVDLTRSLGDGSIPPNSENPLHSQADEVFFWNRNLLKPFLSSGQDSLALPLIQGFVGQRTFIVDSQPPQSDDTGKDSVELSNLPSSKDLTASPQALSSRASIDLRSSERKYLITVISRRSTKRAGLRYLRRGIDQDGFVANMVETEQLLSTPTWNPSSKIYSFLQVRGSIPLFFTQSPYAFKPTPIRQHSEEANQAACRSHFESLSRNYGHLQIVNLVEKHGVESIIGSAYETAVEEINKNASKDQKIPFEWFDFHAACRGMKFENVSMLLNQLRDKIESFGSTIQEDGKQLARQQGVFRTNCMDCLDRTNVCQSSFAKHMLEVQLKEEGFDMSAQSDQVTAWFNTLWADNGDAVSKQYASTAAMKGDYTRTRKRDYRGALNDLGLGLARYYSGMVNDYFSQAAIDFLLGNVTAKIFEEFESDMMTKDPAVSVIKMRELAVELCQKRVIADEKEEFHGGWVLLSPTTPDAIKSWPLEEVVLLLTDAALYSCRFDWKSDKVSSFERVELDSITGIKYGTYITSTISLSHIDEIRNAGFVVTYSPGKSDVRRTNTRTFSSRGEMTGKENATEQKDASIPASLANLLTSKSSSSSSPSIRRLVFKATNVDSSVAIVGDDGPKQTETQQVSTICGDIERLVLERQAEHPGDERKRLIETGPIISLEEAKKNTGLLEQLGHSLKKMVWA; translated from the exons GGGCTTATAATACAACCACTCTCTTCCAAAGGCCAACGACCTTTTCAGCCAGTGCGGCTCAAATATGGCGACGCCTCAATCTCTCACGTTCCGCGTGAACATGTCCCTGACGATTCTAAGCcagattcttcttttgaAGCTTTTGGAGTGATTG GCATTATTGCAGTCTCGAAGTTAAATTATCTTGTTACCATCACACGACGCCAACAAGTTGCACAAATCTGTGGCCACCCCATCTATGTCGTTACCGAAGTCGCCCTTACACCATGCACATCCAAGGCCGGCGCTGAAGAATCAATAAGGAGGACTTCGGGCCACCTATCACGCCAAGCACAAGACTCGGGGAACGAGAGTGATagcagcgatgaagatgttgaactGCCCTCAAGAACGTCAGACGAAGTAGAAGACGCTGTTGTTGAGGACAAAGATGCAAGGCCTGGGTCGGCTAGAAGCCGCGTAGCTGAAGATGTCATTCGCAGGAGGGGCAGCTACGGGCGGTTCGCCCAACGTTGGTTCAGTCGAAGTGGCTGGACTCTAGATCAAAAGAGGAATATGGGTTTGAGCAATTCATCGAGCGTTCCAGAAAATAATGCTCCTGCGACTGAGTCATCCTCAGAGGATACGCAAGAGGGGCTTGATAAGGTCGTGCCCGAGGAGCCCGAATTATTGCCAAAACTTTTGCGAACCGCCCATGTTCTCTTTGGTTCATCGCGGAGTTTCTACTTCTCTTACGACGTTGACCTCACTCGCTCTCTCGGTGACGGATCGATACCCCCCAACAGCGAGAACCCTCTCCACAGCCAGGCAGACGAGGTCTTCTTTTGGAATCGTAATCTCCTGAAACCTTTCCTATCAAGCGGGCAAGATTCTCTGGCATTGCCGTTGATTCAAGGATTTGTTGGACAGAGGACCTTCATCGTCGATAGTCAGCCTCCCCAGAGCGATGATACGGGCAAAGATTCCGTCGAACTATCTAATCTTCCATCGTCGAAAGACTTAACAGCCTCTCCTCAAGCGCTGAGTTCCAGGGCATCCATAGACCTTCGTTCTTCGGAGAGAAAATATCTAATCACTGTGATATCGCGCCGGTCCACAAAACGAGCTGGCTTGCGGTATCTGCGTCGTGGCATTGATCAGGATGGTTTTGTTGCGAACATGGTTGAAACCGAACAGCTTCTGTCCACACCAACGTGGAACCCATCTTCAAAGATATACTCCTTTCTGCAGGTCAGGGGAAGCATTCCCCTATTTTTCACACAGTCGCCGTATGCTTTCAAACCTACTCCTATTCGGCAACACTCTGAGGAGGCCAACCAAGCTGCGTGCCGCAGTCATTTCGAAAGTCTTTCCAGGAATTATGGCCACTTGCAGATAGTTAATCTCGTCGAAAAACATGGGGTCGAGTCCATCATCGGTTCTGCATATGAGACAGCCGTGGAAGAAATCAACAAGAATGCCAGCAAAGATCAAAAGATACCTTTCGAATGGTTTGATTTCCATGCTGCTTGTAGAGGCATGAAGTTTGAGAATGTCAGCATGCTGTTAAATCAGTTGAGGGACAAGATCGAGAGCTTTGGAAGCACTATTCAAGAGGACGGGAAGCAATTGGCTCGACAGCAAGGTGTTTTCCGAACCAACTGTATGGACTGCCTTGACCGAACCAACGTCTGCCAGAGCTCATTCGCAAAGCATATGCTGGAAGTTCAACTCAAGGAGGAAGGCTTTGACATGAGTGCGCAGTCTGATCAAGTGACTGCTTGGTTCAACACCCTTTGGGCGGACAACGGCGACGCTGTGTCAAAACAGTACGCATCGACAGCAGCGATGAAGGGCGACTACACAAGAACACGGAAGAGAGATTATCGTGGTGCGTTGAACGATTTGGGTCTCGGTCTTGCTAGATACTATAGTGG CATGGTCAACGACTACTTCAGCCAAGCAGCCATTGATTTTCTCCTCGGCAACGTAACAGCCAAAATCTTTGAAGAATTTGAGAGCGACATGATGACGAAGGATCCAGCGGTATCCGTCATTAAGATGAGAGAACTAGCCGTCGAACTATGCCAGAAACGAGTTATAgccgatgagaaggaagagtTCCACGGCGGCTGGGTTCTCTTAAGTCCTACCACACCTGACGCTATCAAGTCCTGGCCGCTCGAAGAGGTTGTTCTGTTGTTGACAGATGCAGCTCTCTATTCATGCCGTTTTGACTGGAAGTCTGACAAGGTATCTTCCTTTGAGCGTGTCGAGCTCGATAGCATCACAGGCATCAAGTACGGTACTTATATTACCTCCACCATCTCCCTTTCTCACATCGACGAGATTAGGAATGCCGGTTTTGTGGTGACATATAGCCCTGGCAAGAGTGACGTTCGCCGTACTAACACACGAACCTTTTCAAGTCGCGGCGAGATGACAGGTAAGGAGAATGCCACCGAACAAAAGGATGCCAGCATTCCTGCCAGCCTAGCCAACTTGCTTACCAGcaaatcatcgtcttcttcatcgccgagcATTCGCCGCCTGGTCTTCAAGGCGACAAATGTGGATTCCTCTGTCGCTATTGTGGGTGATGATGGTCCTAAGCAGACAGAGACTCAGCAGGTTTCCACCATTTGCGGTGACATTGAGCGACTGGTGTTGGAGAGACAGGCGGAGCATCCGGgcgatgagaggaagaggcttaTTGAGACCGGCCCCATCATTTCTCTggaggaggccaagaagaacacaGGACTGTTAGAACAGCTAGGACACTCACTCAAGAAGATGGTGTGGGCTTGA